The Montipora foliosa isolate CH-2021 chromosome 1, ASM3666993v2, whole genome shotgun sequence genome has a window encoding:
- the LOC138011799 gene encoding uncharacterized protein yields the protein MATNNSKEPHQRTYFIVQIVIIIISLCGNSLLIRAFCKFSKLRTASNVIVMSLCVADILIPVSFILHMIQSELKDGCTKLTFCKASASFSFFLMSVIIFHLVLISVDRFVAIKFSLRYHSILTHRRALIASIAMWLWAALITLVFPLALKASHNDATFERLKSAFYPCPKASNQRPNSIDAYAIFMITQLVIPLVIILCSHSYIFIVSHKHRSHVAAPNDAQRNLTLKQEMKGARILAITVALCLLSLLPVSILMCLLANGKPLQYKSTLREIKSIAYTLAMGMNAICNPLVYGLGNQQVRQALRRMFKGAYLAGGEIFTNLPLVMEPPLEIKIVFVFLFVFLTISTILGNLLVMKAVWKFSNLRTAANVILVSLSAADMLMVVVFILRIAMILSARHKATPPKLCGVTSVINLALNSIVILHLALIGVERFIAIKFPLRYLSIVTPRRTLIASATVWLLGIGTYSIFPLFKVNDKEAFLEFLRALTPCLDAHSQDNIIPETNPVRDYPIFLLTALLVLPIAMVIASYGYIIKVARKQQTQINAENTASAANVAMKRELKATRTVFIVVGLCLASYMPLVVMLAILLVNINSPAVERTKMIGAYLVASLNAVWNPLVYCWRNEDFRRSFKRLLKCHE from the exons ATGGCGACAAATAATTCGAAAGAACCCCACCAGAGAACATATTTTATCGTCCAAATCGTCATAATCATCATTTCTCTTTGTGGAAACTCTCTCCTGATCAGAGCGTTTTGCAAATTCTCCAAACTGCGAACCGCTTCGAACGTGATAGTGATGAGCTTATGCGTTGCTGATATTTTAATACCTGTCTCATTCATTCTCCACATGATTCAAAGTGAGCTAAAAGATGGATGCACCAAGCTTACATTTTGCAAGGCAAGCGCCTCCTTTAGCTTCTTTTTGATGTCGGTCATCATTTTTCATCTGGTGTTGATCAGCGTGGATCGTTTCGTGGCAATCAAGTTCTCTCTGCGGTACCACTCTATTTTGACCCATCGCCGAGCGCTGATTGCTTCTATTGCGATGTGGTTGTGGGCTGCCCTGATAACTTTGGTCTTTCCGCTAGCCCTGAAAGCAAGTCATAACGATGCCACCTTCGAAAGATTAAAGAGCGCTTTCTATCCATGCCCAAAAGCCTCGAACCAGAGGCCCAATTCAATCGACGCGTACGCGATCTTCATGATAACACAACTAGTAATCCCTTTGGTGATCATTCTATGCTCGCACAGCTACATCTTTATAGTGTCTCACAAACACCGAAGCCACGTGGCAGCACCAAACGACGCGCAAAGAAATTTAACCCTAAAACAGGAAATGAAAGGGGCTCGCATCCTCGCCATTACTGTAGCACTTTGCCTTCTGAGTTTGTTGCCAGTATCAATATTGATGTGCCTCCTTGCCAACGGCAAACCTCTCCAATACAAGTCTACACTAAGAGAAATTAAAAGTATCGCTTACACCTTAGCGATGGGTATGAACGCCATCTGTAATCCACTTGTCTACGGCCTGGGAAACCAGCAAGTTAGGCAAGCTCTACGACGAATGTTCAAGGGCGctta TTTGGCCGGTGGGGAAATCTTCACCAATCTACCTCTCGTGATGGAACCGCCACTCGAGATTAAAATCGTATTTGtgtttttgttcgtttttcTAACAATCAGCACTATCCTTGGCAATCTGCTCGTGATGAAAGCAGTTTGGAAGTTTTCAAACTTGCGGACAGCGGCCAATGTTATACTCGTGAGCTTGTCAGCGGCGGATATGCTGATGGTGGTTGTGTTCATATTACGCATCGCCATGATCCTTTCAGCGAGACACAAAGCAACTCCTCCTAAGTTATGCGGAGTGACTTCGGTGATAAACCTGGCACTCAATTCCATCGTGATTCTTCATCTTGCGTTGATCGGCGTTGAGCGTTTTATCGCCATAAAGTTCCCGTTGCGGTACCTTTCCATAGTGACACCCCGCCGAACACTGATCGCTTCTGCTACAGTATGGCTATTGGGGATCGGAACTTATAGCATTTTCCCTTTGTTTAAGGTTAATGATAAGGAAGCGTTTCTGGAGTTTTTGAGGGCCTTAACACCCTGTCTCGATGCTCACAGTCAAGACAACATCATTCCGGAAACAAATCCCGTCCGAGACTACCCCATATTTTTGCTGACTGCACTATTGGTACTACCGATAGCGATGGTGATAGCTTCCTATGGTTATATCATCAAAGTTGCTCGAAAGCAACAAACTCAAATTAATGCAGAAAACACCGCATCAGCGGCTAACGTGGCCATGAAGCGCGAGCTCAAAGCTACTCGTACGGTGTTCATTGTCGTGGGCCTGTGTCTTGCAAGTTACATGCCGTTGGTGGTAATGCTGGCCATACTTCTCGTAAACATCAATTCACCAGCAGTGGAGCGAACGAAGATGATTGGGGCTTATCTTGTGGCAAGTTTGAATGCCGTATGGAATCCTCTAGTTTACTGTTGGAGGAACGAGGACTTCAGGAGGAGCTTCAAAAGACTTCTCAAGTGCCATGAATAG
- the LOC137994540 gene encoding microtubule-associated protein RP/EB family member 1-like, producing the protein MTRHALDRFTLKYVEWEEERIRWNAGKMIFLSGVFLLITTVSGSSSSSVVSSIPSSTTTTKPTTLPSSSVVSGIPSSTTTTKPTTLPSSSVVSGIPSSTTTTTKSSTTTTKPTTILYDLDTDYTPIIAVVAAGFGGFIVFVCCMCVLHSFWLKKKKFTNVNSRSISEVEKKRRKKEEREAKKKEKEEKMTEATSRFDMAYRKPPTVNERALANYDWARTSHLPGMLEPTVQETHFTGSMPKLICDDDDSDPGEENEGYNHGQENQHTEKSISLASFSTLFPKEEQEESVPQEPIFVEPQMFESMEELPRPPVDGVTIDDSAPTRPGQENQNITGSVLSTTGNAGAV; encoded by the exons ATGACAAGGCATGCACTGGATCGTTTCACTCTCAAGTACGTCGAATGGGAAGAGGAAAGAATCAGGTGGAATGCTGGAAAAATGATATTTCTTAGCGGTGTTTTTCTTCTGATAACGACAGTGTCAG GGTCATCTAGCTCAAGTGTCGTGTCAAGCATCCCGAGCTCAACCACAACCACGAAACCAACTACGTTACCTAGCTCAAGTGTCGTGTCAGGCATCCCGAGCTCAACCACAACCACGAAACCAACTACGTTACCTAGCTCAAGTGTCGTGTCAGGCATCCCGAGCTCAACCACAACCACAACCAAGAGCTCAACCACAACCACGAAACCAACTACGATACTGTACGATTTAGACACAGACTACACGCCTATAATAGCAGTGGTGGCAGCTGGGTTTGGAGGCTTCATAGTCTTTGTCTGCTGCATGTGCGTGCTTCATTCATTCtggctaaaaaagaaaaaattcacgAACGTGAACAGCAGATCAATATCTGAAGTAGAAAAAAAGCGAAggaagaaagaagagagagaggccaagaagaaagaaaagg AAGAAAAAATGACAGAGGCCACCTCAAGATTTGACATGGCTTACAGAAAGCCCCCAACAGTAAACGAACGTGCGTTGGCAAACTACGACTGGGCGAGAACCTCTCATCTTCCAGGAATGCTCGAGCCCACAGTTCAAGAAACACACTTCACGGGATCAATGCCGAAGCTAATTTGCGACGATGACGATTCGGATCCGGGTGAGGAGAACGAAGGCTACAACCATGGACAGGAAAATCAACACACCGAAAAGTCAATTTCGCTGGCATCCTTTTCAACTTTGTTCCCAAAAGAAGAGCAAGAAGAATCGGTACCACAAGAACCAATCTTTGTGGAACCTCAAATGTTTGAGAGTATGGAAGAACTCCCCCGTCCTCCAGTGGACGGGGTTACGATAGACGACTCAGCACCAACCCGTCCAGGTCAGGAAAATCAAAACATAACGGGGTCAGTTCTTTCTACCACTGGTAACGCCGGCGCCGTTTGA
- the LOC138011814 gene encoding LOW QUALITY PROTEIN: NLR family CARD domain-containing protein 3-like (The sequence of the model RefSeq protein was modified relative to this genomic sequence to represent the inferred CDS: substituted 2 bases at 2 genomic stop codons), which translates to MSSQGTLRVNTSLTTLDLSSNFISAEGATSLSWALIVNTSLTTLYLSHNSILAERATSLSQALAVNTSLITLSLSYNPIGAEDIASLSQALAVNTSLTTLSLSYNPIGAECVASLSQALAVNTHLTTLDLSSNSIGDEGSTSLSQALTVNTSLTTLHLFHDSIGDEGASSLSQTLIVNTSLTTLDLSWNSIGNEGATFLSPALAVNTSYTTLNLSSNSIGDEGSTPLSEALRVNTSLTTLHLFQNFIGDKDATTLSKALAVNTSINILDLSSNSIGDEGATPLSQALTLNISLTTLNLSSNSFGYHGVHTISQALRVNISLTTLYLSHNSIGAEGASSLSQALTVNTSLTTLDLSFNLIRDEGATAISHALTVNTSMTTLDLSCNSIGDEGATSLSKALTVNNSLTSLSKNSTLLXXMNFSRNYLKQMHQ; encoded by the exons atgtcttctcagggg ACCCTCAGAGTAAACACGTCTCTTACTACGTTAGATTTGTCTTCCAACTTCATAagtgctgagggtgctacttcactttcctgGGCCCTCATAGTAAACACTAGCCTTACTACTTTGTATTTATCTCACAACTCCATTCTTGCTGAGAGAGCTACTTccctttcccaggccctcgcagtaaacacctctcTTATTACTTTGAGTTTGTCTTACAACCCCATTGGTGCCGAGGATATTGCTTccctttcccaggccctcgcagtaaacacctctcTTACTACTTTGAGTTTGTCTTACAACCCCATTGGTGCCGAGTGTGTTGCTTccctttcccaggccctcgcagtaaacacccaccttactactttggatttatcttccaactccattggtgatgaAGGTTCTACTTCCCTTTCCCAAGCCCTCACTGTAAACACGTCCTTAACCACTTTGCATTTGTTTCACGACTCCATTGGTGATGAGGGTGCTTCTTCTCTTTCCCAGACCCTCATAGTAAACACTTCACtaactactttggatttgtcttggAACTCAATTGGTAATGAGGGTGCTACTTTCCTTTCCCCGGctctcgcagtaaacacctcctaTACAACTTTGAATTTATCTTccaactccattggtgatgaAGGTTCTACTCCCCTTTCTGAGGCCCTCAGAGTAAACACCTCCCTAACCACTTTGCATTTGTTCCAAAACTTTATTGGTGATAAGGATGCTACTACCCTTTCcaaggccctcgcagtaaacacctccattaatattttggatttatcctccaactccattggtgatgaGGGAGCTACTCCCCTTTCCCAGGCCCTCACACTAAACATCTCCCTCACCACTTTGAATTTGTCTTCCAACTCCTTTGGTTACCATGGTGTTCATACCATTTCCCAGGCCCTCAGAGTAAACATCTCTCTTACTACTTTGTATTTATCTcacaactccattggtgctgagggtgcttCTTCCCTCTCCCAAGCCCTcacagtaaacacctccctgaccactttggatttgtctttcAACTTAATTCGTGATGAAGGTGCTACTGCCATTTCCCACGCTCTCACAGTAAACACCTCCATGACcactttggatttgtcttgcaactccattggtgatgagggtgctacttccCTTTCCAAGGCTCTAACAGTAAACAACTCTCTAACCTCTTTAA GTAAAAATTCTACTCTTCTTTAATAAATGAATTTTAGCAGAAACTATTTAAAGCAAATGCATCAATAA